The genomic segment GATCGCCCAAAGAGATCTCTAACCTTATCCTTTACTTGGGCAAAGAGATTAACCGCGACACCATCTGCGGGGACATGATTCGCATGGCGATGTCCTCCGTCGCCGAGATGGCTGTCGTGCAAATGCAGGATTGGCTGGAGCTGGGGGAGCAGACCCGAACAAACCTCCCGTCCACGCCCAAAGGAAATTGGGAGTGGCGGATGATGCCGGGACAGACCACGCCTGACCTGGCTTCCCGCATGAAGACCCTGGCCAACCTCTATGGTCGTTGAGCCTATTTTTTAGATTTCAATTTTTCCATATTTTCATATTTCAATATTTCAATATGGAACATCGGCTCTGGGACCTTTATAAAATTTTATGAGATAATTTATGTTCAAACGCCGACATCCCCCTATAGGGGAACCGGGAAAGGAGTTTGCGAGAATGATACAGAGACTTCAGAAGAGCGATCTCGGTAATTCTTTAAGGAGCCTGATGGAAAACGACCCCGCTTTTAGGCCGGTTGCCTATTTTTCGATGGAGGTGGGGCTCAAAGAATCCATTCCCACTTACTCTGGAGGCCTTGGAGTACTGGCCGGCGACATTCTGAAAAGCGCGGCCGACGTGGGCGTTCCCATGGCTGGCGTCACTTTGCTTTACCGAAAAGGGTACTTCGTCCAGGAGTTTAATGAGGATGGATGGCAAAAGGAAAAACCCGTCCAGTGGAACCCCGCTCACGAGCTTACTCTGCTCCCCAACCGAGTTTCCCTGACGCTTCAGGGACGCGAGATTCAAATAGGAGTATGGGTTTACGAGATCATTGGCTCCTCGGGTTACCCCTTGCCCGTCTACTTTCTGGATACCGATTTCGAGCCCAATCACCCCGACGACCGCAAGCTCTGTTGGTACCTCTACGGTGGTGACAACGACTATCGCTTGCGCCAGGAGTTTATCTTGGGGGTGGGCGGTCTGCGCATTCTTCGCGACCTGGGCTATATGAACATCGAGACTTTCCATTTAAACGAGGGTCACGCGGGCTTTTTGACCCTGGAACTGATGCGGGAGCAGGGGTACTACGACCCTGACAAGATCCGGGAGCAGGTGGTGTTTACCACTCACACTCCCGTACCCGCCGGCCACGACTATTTCGAGTTCGGACTCATTGACCACACATTCCCACCCGACGCCCTTGCCGCCATCAAACGTATGATGCCCGACATGCAGGGGGTATCCATGACTGAGCTGGGGCTTCGCTATAGCCGCTACGTCAACGGTGTGGCCAAGAAACACGCCGAGGTCAGCAATGCTATGTTCAAAATGGACACCGTGGACTGGGTCACCAACGGCGTGCACCCTATCACTTGGATCAGCTCTGGAATGTGTAAACTTTACAGCAAACATATTCCCGGCTGGGAGCAGGACCCCGGCCGCCTCGTCCAGGCTCTGACCATCCCCAAACAGGATTTGTGGGCGGCCCACCAGGCCTCCAAGCTCCGCCTTTTCGCCCGGGTGTTGGAAACCACGGGCAAACAGCTCGACCCGGAGATCCTGACCCTGGGCTTCGCTCGCCGAGCCGCGACGTACAAGCGGGCCGACCTTTTGTTCTCGAACTTGAAACGTTTCATAGAAGTGGCAAGCGACCGGAAAATTCAGTTTATTTTCGCGGGAAAAGCGCACCCCAATGACAACGAGGGTAAGGCCGTCCTCCAGAAGATCAAGAAGTCGGCCAAGGATCTTCAGGACAAGATTTCCGTCGTTTTCATCGACAACTATAACATGGAAATCGCCTCCTTGCTGACCCAGGGCGTGGACCTGTGGCTGAACACCCCCGTGCGGCCACGGGAGGCTAGCGGTACCAGTGGCATGAAATGTACGATGAATGGCATTATGAACTTCTCCGTTCTGGACGGTTGGTGGATTGAGGGTTGGATCGAGGACGTGACGGGCTGGTCCATCGGTCCCGAGCCCAGCGTGTCCGACTACGAGCACTACGACGACTCTCTGGATGCTATCGATCTTTACGACAAGCTCGAAAAGAAGATTATTCCCACCTACTACAGTGACCACGAAAAATGGGTGAGCATGATGCAGCATACCATCGCTCTCAACGCCTCGTTTTTCAACACTCATCGCGTGATCCGGGAATACGCGTCGAAGGCCTATTCCATCGATTTTAGAGGCATGTAAGCGAGGAAAAAATCATGAGAGCGACCCCTAAACGTAAGCCGAAACACTCAAATGCCGGTTCGAAATCACAACACGCGAGACTTCCAGCTCCGAAGTCTCAGAAATCGGGCACGCAAAAAATGAAAGTCCTTTTCGTCGGAACCGAGCTATCTCCCTTTTCCAAGGTGGGAGGACTGGCTGATGTGATGGGTTCGTTGCCG from the Synergistaceae bacterium genome contains:
- the glgP gene encoding alpha-glucan family phosphorylase, with the protein product MIQRLQKSDLGNSLRSLMENDPAFRPVAYFSMEVGLKESIPTYSGGLGVLAGDILKSAADVGVPMAGVTLLYRKGYFVQEFNEDGWQKEKPVQWNPAHELTLLPNRVSLTLQGREIQIGVWVYEIIGSSGYPLPVYFLDTDFEPNHPDDRKLCWYLYGGDNDYRLRQEFILGVGGLRILRDLGYMNIETFHLNEGHAGFLTLELMREQGYYDPDKIREQVVFTTHTPVPAGHDYFEFGLIDHTFPPDALAAIKRMMPDMQGVSMTELGLRYSRYVNGVAKKHAEVSNAMFKMDTVDWVTNGVHPITWISSGMCKLYSKHIPGWEQDPGRLVQALTIPKQDLWAAHQASKLRLFARVLETTGKQLDPEILTLGFARRAATYKRADLLFSNLKRFIEVASDRKIQFIFAGKAHPNDNEGKAVLQKIKKSAKDLQDKISVVFIDNYNMEIASLLTQGVDLWLNTPVRPREASGTSGMKCTMNGIMNFSVLDGWWIEGWIEDVTGWSIGPEPSVSDYEHYDDSLDAIDLYDKLEKKIIPTYYSDHEKWVSMMQHTIALNASFFNTHRVIREYASKAYSIDFRGM